From Pseudomonadota bacterium, one genomic window encodes:
- a CDS encoding 50S ribosomal protein L35, which yields MPKIRTKRAVAKRIKLTGSGRVKRMKQFSGCHHIREKKSPKRTRNFRKTALAAPGDEKNLKRLAPYA from the coding sequence ATGCCCAAGATCCGAACCAAGCGCGCGGTGGCCAAGCGCATCAAGCTCACCGGCAGCGGCCGCGTGAAGCGCATGAAGCAGTTCAGCGGCTGCCACCACATCCGCGAGAAGAAGTCGCCCAAGCGCACCCGCAACTTCCGCAAGACCGCCCTCGCGGCCCCTGGCGACGAGAAGAACCTGAAGCGTCTCGCGCCCTACGCCTGA
- a CDS encoding 50S ribosomal protein L20 — protein MPRVKRGVIALKKRRTVMKLAKGYRGARHKKIKSAREAVMHALVYAYRDRRVRKREFRQLWIARINAAARMFDLSYSRLIGGLTKAGVAVNRKVLADLAINDQGSFAAYVNIAKSHLPATAAAN, from the coding sequence ATGCCCAGAGTCAAGCGAGGCGTAATCGCCCTCAAGAAGCGCCGTACCGTGATGAAGCTCGCGAAGGGCTACCGCGGTGCCCGGCACAAGAAGATCAAGTCCGCCCGCGAGGCGGTGATGCACGCGCTGGTCTACGCCTACCGCGACCGTCGCGTGCGCAAGCGCGAGTTCCGCCAGCTGTGGATCGCCCGCATCAACGCGGCGGCTCGCATGTTCGACCTGAGCTACAGCCGTCTCATCGGCGGACTCACCAAGGCGGGCGTGGCCGTCAACCGCAAGGTGCTGGCCGACCTGGCGATCAACGACCAGGGGTCGTTCGCCGCGTACGTCAACATCGCGAAGTCGCACCTCCCGGCGACCGCGGCAGCGAACTAG